ATACCGTGATTATTTTCGGAGGTTCTTCACCTATAAGCCGGTGACCATTGCCCAAACGTTCGTGACGAGAGAGGAGGCGGACAAGTGGCTCGCCAGAGGAAATGCCAAGGATGGCGATCTCGTTAAAATCGCTGACCAGGGTTTTGTCGTGTACGAGATGCCGAAGGGATTGAAGTTCGTCCCGAGGCCCCTGCCGGAAGAACTGGAACCTCCAGATTCGAAGTAGGCCCCATCTCCGGAAACCGCCGTCCCGTATGCGCCTGCTCGGACTGCTCGCCGGGCCGCTCGCCGCCGCGGCCCTGCTGCTCATCCCCTCGGGGCTCCACGAGGTCCCCGGTGCCGGCCACCGCCCGGCCGCCGCCGCCGCCGTGGCCGCCTGGATGGCCCTCTGGTGGTTCACCGAGGCCGTCCCCATGGCCTGGACCTCCCTGCTCCCGCTTGTCCTCTTCCCCTCGCTGGGCGTCTTCGGCGTGCGCGGCCTTCCCTCCGCCGTGGGCCGCTCCGCCTTGCCCTACGTGGACCCCTACATCTTCCTCTTCCTTGGGGGCATGGCCCTGGGCGCCGCCCTGGAGCAGTGGCACCTGCACCGGCGCATCGCCCTGCTCATCATGCGCACCATCGGCACCGAGCCCCGGCGGTTGCTGCTCGGCCTGCTCCTGGCCACCGCGTTCGTCTCGCTGTGGATCTCCAACACCGCCACCGCCGTGATGATGGTGCCCATCGGCATGGCGCTCGTCTCCCAGCTCGAGTCCGCCGAGGGCCGCCGGCTCGGGCATTTCGGCGCCGCGCTGATGCTCTCGGTCGCCTACGGCTCCAACATCGGAGGGATTGGCACGAAGATCGGCAGTCCCACCAACTCCGTCTTCGCGGGCGTGGCCTCGCGGCGGCTGGCCGCCGAAGTGGGCTTTCTCGAGTACATGGTGGCGGCCCTGCCCTTCGTCCTCCTCTTCCTGCCGCTCGTCTGGTGGGTGCTGTGGCGCGAGGGCCGCCTGGACGCGCTCGGCCCCGGGCGGGGCTCGGACCTCATTGAGCGGGAACTGGCCGCGCTCGGGCCACTGTCGGGGGGCGAGAAGGTGGTGGGCACCGTCTTCCTGGTGGCCGCGGCGCTGTGGATGGGCGGGGACTTCTTGCGCGACGTGCTGGCCCCGTGGGTGGCCTCGGCCTTCGGGGGCTTCAAATTGCTGGGGAAGCACTACGAGGCGGCCGTGGCGATGCTCGCCGCCGGGACGCTGGTGTTGCTGGGGCGGCTGTCCCGAGGGGCGCTGGCCCGGGTGCCCTGGGACACACTGCTGCTGCTGGGAGGAGGCTTCGCGCTCGCCGCTGGCATCGAGGGCAGCGGCCTGTCCACCTACCTGGGCGTGCGCCTGGCGGGTCTGGAGTCCCTGGGCCTGCTCGCGCAGTACGGCGCCGTGGCCCTGTCCACCGTGGCCCTGTCCGCCGTGGCCTCCAACACCGCCACCGTGAACGTGCTGCTCAACGTGCTGCCCGGCTCGCTCCCCCTGCTCGCGGTGAGCACCTTCGCCGCGTCGTGCGACTTCGCCCTGCCCGCGGGCACTCCGCCCAACGCCATCGTCTTCGGCAGCGGCTATGTGCGCCTGCCCACGATGATGAAGCTCGGCGGGGCGTTGGACCTGCTCGCCTCCGCCGTGCTCACCCTCCATGGGCTCGTCTGGGTTCGCTTCGTGCTCGGTTGAGCGCGGACGGTCCGCTGTCGCGCGCTGCCGTGGCAACCCTGTTCGCCGGCGCTACGGCCGCCAGGCGTAGGGCGGCGCGATCGTGACGTCCGTCGGGTTCGAGAGGGACGGGGTGCTCGAGTCGACGAAGCCGGAGTAGGAGCCGCTCGACTTGTTCAGGCCCACGCCCCGGTATTCGACATCACCGAAGATCTGCGCCGTGCCCGAGGCCGACTGCTGGCCCTCGTAGAAGCCGAGCGGATAGAACGTGGAGGCGACCCTGGCCGAGCCGCTCACGCCGAAGCCGTTCGTCAGCACCGACAGCCCGGTGACGGTGCCGCCGGAGACGTTGCCCGACAGGACCACCGCGTGATCCTCGATGCGCGCCGAGCCGCTCACGGTTCCGCCGAGCACCTGCGCGTAGGGGCCGACGTACACGCTCGCCGGAACGCTGGTGGTGACGCAGCCTCCGCCGTTCGAGTGACGCTTCGTTCCCGTGGGACAGGCGTCCTGGCTGCCGGTCTTGAATCCCTCGGGCCAGGCATTCGCGAGCTGCACCATCCACGGGTAGCGATGGATGGTGTTGTACATCTGATCCCAGACGATCTGCTTCTGCACCGAGGGCGTTCCGACCACGACGAGGAAGAGCGATTCGCCGGGATTGATGCAGAACTCGAGCGCGCCGTCCGAGCCGCGCTGCATGGCGCTATAGCGAGGCGTGGTGATGGCGCTGTCCGTGGCGACGAGCCCCCAGCGCCAATCGGAGTCCGCTCCGCTCTGCGTCACGCCACGGAAGGTCACGGTCACGCTCGTGGCGCCCGCTTCCGGGTAGAGCCGCACGATGTTGTAGCCCCAGCGCTGCGGCGCCCAGCCGGTCGGCGTCGCGAAGCGCCGAGTCGTCGCGTAGTTCCCATCCAGCGGTTCGAGCTGGGTCAGCCGCAGGCGCTGCTCCGGCCTCGACTTCGTCGTGATCGAGCCATACCTCGCGCGGTAGGTCGGGCCCTGGTTGCCTCCGCTGGTGGGGGGCGGATCCTTGTAATCCCAGGTCACGTTGTGCATCGCCCACTCGCCGAAGAAGTCGTTCAGCTGGCTGATGTTCCAGCCGCGCGTCTTCATGATTTGCGAGAAGGGATCGTTGCTCGGGCTGCTCGTCCAGATTTCGTTGACCGCGCTGTAGCAGTATTTGTCCTTCAAGAACTCCATGAACTGCCAATTGCAGTAGCGGTCACGCGTCGAGCCCAGATAGACGTGCGGCGCGTTCACGGACATCTCGGAGCAATGCACCTCGCCGCGGTACTCGGGGAGCTGGTGCGGCATGAAGTTGGCGTGGCTCTCGTAGATCCAACCGCAGGTGTTCGACTGGTTGCAAGTCATGCCGCCGCTCACGCTCTGCACGGCGTGCATGAACTCGTGCCCGAGCCCCCAGTGATCATTGAGCGCGCCGGGGCCGATCCACATACCCATCCGCGTCGAGGACCAGGCGCCGCCGGAGAGACCCCATCCGGAATGCACGTGGATGCTGGCCTTGGTCTTGTTCGTCTGGTTGCAGAGCGGCTCCTTGAAGTAGATCGGCGAGCCGAAATAGAACTTCCAGATCGTGTTCTCGAGCGTGTCGAGCGCGGACTGGGCCGTGGAGTCGGAGATGGCCTCGTCCGAATAGATGGCGAAGTGCGCGGACTCCTTGATCAGCTTGAAGTTGGTGTGATCCGGATCCGGTCCGCCCGCCTTCCAGGTTCCCGCGGTGCAGGCTGGCGGTGAGGTCGGACAGCTCGTCGCCCAGGCCGTCGTCGTGGTTCCGGGATCACACGCGGTCACCAGCTTGCTTTCGCCGCCGCCGTTGGACTCGCTGCTGCCTCCCGTGTCGCCGCTGTTACATTCTCCGCTGGTGCATTCACCGGAGACGCCCTCTTCCTGCGTCGTGCCTTCGTCCGGAAGACATCCGGTTCCAAAGATGCCCATCACGAGCAGCAGGGCAGGGGAACGCAAGCTCCTGTGGATGATCATGCTTTGACTCCTCCTCGTCTGTTCGGCGACTTGAATCCCTGGCACAGCCGGCCAAAGAAGGGCGGTCGTGCCTTGAGATGGGTATACCTCATCATATCCTGTAAAAACCGTATAAAAAGCTTATGCAACAAATTGAGAAAACGAGAACGCATGTTCCGTAGCCCGGCCCCATTGGGTCTGGATGAATGGGAACGTAGGACAGCGGACGTCAGCGTCCCTGGCGTGGTGAGAATCATTGGGCCAGGGGCGCGCCGGGGTGCGGAAAGTTCTCCCATGGCGAAACTCGGACGACGCGCGTTCACCCTCGGCCTCGGGGCCCTGCTGTCGGGCGGCTGCTCACGATTCACTACCCGAGTCTTCGGCCGCCGCGCGGGCGCTTCGCGCCCGTACGGGCTGGAGATGACTGCGCTACCCCTTCTGGGAGTGCGCCGCGGGAGTGTACGCGCCTGGGACCGTACGGGAGGCGATGGCGAGCCGGTTCCACGCGTTGATGGTGACCACGGCGAGCGTCAGGTCGGCCAATTCCCGTTCGGAGAAATGCGGCTTCACGGCCTCATAGACGGAATCCGGCACGTGCCCCTCCCCGAGGTTGGTGAGGGACTCGGTCCACGAGAAGGCCGCTCGCTCGCGCTCCGTGTAGTAGGGGCTCTCCTCCCAGGCATTCAGCCCGTACAGACGCTGCTCCGTCTCTCCGAGCGCGCGTGCGTCCTTCCAATGCATGTCGATGCAGTAGGCGCAGCCGTTGAGCTGAGAGGCGCGCAGCTTGATGAGGTGGAGCAATCCCTCCTCCAAACCGCACTCGCTCAGGTACTTCTCGAGGCCCAGCATGGCCCGGTACGCCCCAGGGGCGACAGCCGCGACGTTGATGCGTGCTTTCATGTGCTTCCTCCTGGGAGGTTCTTAATGAGGGGGTCCTCCCCGGACGAGAGCCACTTCTCGGAACGCGGAGAGGGGAGAGACGTGGATGCCCGCGGAGGCCGCGCGCGCGGAGGCGGTGCGATCATCCATTCCCGGGGGCAGCCAGCCTGTCAGGTGCATGCCCGTGTCCGCGGGGTGCAGCTCGATCAACCCCGCCAGCTCGCGCCGGGCCTCTTCGACGAGCAGGGCCTGTCGCTCGGCGTAGAGGGTTCTCATGCGCCGCACGTGCCGGCCGAAGTGGCCCTCGGTGATGAAGCTGAAGGTGCCCGTGTAGATGACCCGCGCGTCCGGCGTCAGGCCCTGCAGGGACGCGAGCGGCCGGCCGACGTAGCGGTACTCGCTGTCGTAGTCATCCTCGAAGACCCAGGCATTCGAGCGCTCCGCCCATCGCAGGAGCGCCAGCCGGCGCCGATGACTCAGGGTGACGCCCAGGGGGAACTGGCTCGACGGAGTCACCGTGGCGAGCCTCGCGTTCGGGAACAGCAGCCGGACGGAGTGTCAGACGACTCGTAGCAGGCACGGCTCTGATACGAGTCCTTCGACACCCTTCCGGGAAGAGCATTACTCCACGGAGTTCTTCAACGACTTGACCTTGCCGCTGGAGGCATTCACCTGCTGTGCGGTTTCGGTCGGCACCAGGTTCAGCGCGCGCTGAATGTCGACGGACTTGCGCTGCCACACATCGACCGCCTTGTCCGCGTCCTCCCGGTAGGCCGCATTCGCCTGCTCCCGGGTGTTCGGGTCGTTGAAGCCGGGGTGCTTGACCAGGCGCTCCACCGCTTCCGGGTAGATCGACAGCGCCAGCGATCCACCGGCGCCGGCGAGGGGCGAGCCCGTACCGGCGGCGTCACCGACGAGGACCGCATTGCCGCGCGCCGTGGTTTCGCTGCGGCGGTAGTTCACGTCGATCCGGCCGGAACGGTACTCGACGATCGACGGGTCGTTCGCGTCGGCCGCCGAGCCCGCCGCGCGCAAGGTGGCCTGCGTGCGGTCGGCGTTCTTGGCCCAGACCTCTTCCGCGGTTTCGTCGCGACGGGCGTAGTGCGCGACGTTGATGAGAGAGTCGTCCTTGCGGTTGATGCGGATCGGCACCAGCGGCCGCTTGTCCGGGTCGGTGCGGGACCCGACCAGGCTGGTGCCGCTGTTGAGGCCCGGCTCGACGACGAAGTTCCGCTGGTACCACGACTCGCCGGTCTCGATGGAGTGCTGCTCGGGGCTGATGACGGACGTGTTCTTGCCCTTGCCCTCGGCGACGACGACCAGGTCGACCGGGAACCTGGTCGCGACATGCTCGTTGCCGAACTGGAACTCGGGCGAGTACTGGCTGCCCATGTCCTTGAGCGCGACCCTGGCGTGCGCGACCTCGATGCCCTGCTTGACCGCGTGCTGGTTCAACCCGACCTCCAGGTCGCGGATCTGCCCGATGGCCAGCGTGTCCTCGCTGATGCGCTCCATGTTCGGGTAGTTCCACTCCTTGGGGTCCATGGCCGTGACGACTTCCTTGTTCGGCCATTCCAGGTTCAAGTGCTCCATGGGCTCGTGCTTCTTCGCCGTGGCCGGGTTGGCGTCGATGAAAGACGGCTGCTTCTGCGGTTCGGCCTCGCGTACCGGAATCCGGGGCGGGAGCGGGTTGCCGTTCTGCTGGGGCATCAGCCAGTCCGCGAAGCGATGAGAGGACGAGGGGGCCTGCTGCAAGGTGTTGTCCTTCTCGACGATCCGACTTTTCCTCATGCTGAGCCGGTTGGACTCCGCCAGCGAGTTCAGCAGGCTGCCGTCCGGCGACAGGTGGGCGAGCGAGTGGACGGCTTCCTCTTTCAGTCCGACGACGTTCTGCCGGGTGTAGGTGCCGCGAGCCTCGGCGCTGATCACGTTGAAGCCCAGGTTCTTCAGCTTCAGCGCCACCGCGTAGCCGCTCAGGCTGCCTCCTGAAATGACGGCCACCGGCTTGCCTTGCGCGCGCTCGGCTTCGAAGCGGTCGAGTACCGCCTGCATGTCTTCGGCCGTCTTCACCGTCGCTTGCAGATCATGCGGATTCTGCTCGTGCGCGGCCTCGGTCGATGCGGCGGCCTGCGGAGCCTGCGTGTGCGTGACGTCGGTCGCCGCCGGGGCCGTGTTGCCGCGCGACGCCGCGCTGCTGCCCTGGCTCGTGTTCCTGCTCGTCTTCTTGGAATCGACGTTGGGACGGCTCGGGAGTCTGCTTTTGCTGATGGAGTGCATGAGAGTTTTTCCGGGAGATGGTTTGATGCTGTTTGTGTCTTAGGACGGGTCTGGTGAATTGCATTACCCATGCCTACATCTCCTGCTTCCGCTTGGACTGTTACCCCGTTGAAATCAGGAGGTTTCTCGCCGGGTGATAGGATTTGGAGACCCCAATGGGTGGAGTCTGTTGTCATCACCTGGTGGGGACAGCTGTCACCATCCTGTGACAGGAGTCATCACGCGATGGGCTCTTCGTCCTCATCCCTTTCCCCGTGGATGAGAATCCGGGAGATCCATGAGCAAGGAGTCGAGGGATTTCAGCCACGAGCGTGGCGGAGGTTCAGGGCGTGGCCGGCAGGGGCGGGAAGTCCTCCGGACGCTCCACCGTGAGAGCCTCTTGTACCGAGCGGAGGACCCGCCCATCGCGCAGCATCAGCGGGTGGAGGACGACGGGGATGGTGCGCTCCCCCGCTCCGGCGAGCTGGGAGGAGCGAGCGGGGAGGATCATCAGGTCGAGCGGTGTCCAGAGGGTGAAGACCTGGACGTCCCCGAAAGGGGCCTCGTCGGCGGCGAGCCCCCGCAGCAGCTCGCTTCCGGGCCGCATGTCGCGTGCCCCGGGGTTGGCTCGCAGCCACCCCATCAGCGTTCCCGCATGGGGGCCGGAGATGGACACGAAGCGGCGCACGTGGTTCCGGCCCTCCAGCCGCTGCAGGTAATAGCGGCTGACGAGTGCCCCCATGCTGAAGGCCACCACGTCGATTCGCGCACTGCCCGTCCGCGCGCGCAGGCTGCTGGCCGCCCCGGCCAGCTGCTCGGCCAGCACGCGGATGGGGGCCGCCCCATTGTTGGGCTTCAGCTCGACGCGCTGCACGTCCTGGAAGCCGGCTCGCGTCAACCCGTCCGCCAGCGGCGCAACGGGAGCAACGAACGCCACGGGCGTTGTTGACTCCGTGGGAGTGCTCCTGACGACGGAGTCCGATTGAGTGAGAGGCGGCAGCGGGCGGCGCGGCAATCGATGGAGCGGCTGCTGCGCTTGCAGAAGGTGACGAGCGAGCTGTCGCGGGCGCTCACGCCCGAGCAAGTGGCGAGTGTCATCGTCCAGCAGGCGGGGCCGGCCATGGGAGCATGCGAGGCTTGCATCTATCTGCTCGTGGTGCCCGGGATGCTGCACCTGGTTCAAGCGATGGGGATGCCCGAGGATGCTCTCGAGCGCTGGCATTGGCTGCCCGTGACCGAGCCTGTTCCCATCGCGGAGGCCGCGCTCAC
Above is a window of Cystobacter fuscus DNA encoding:
- a CDS encoding carboxymuconolactone decarboxylase family protein; amino-acid sequence: MKARINVAAVAPGAYRAMLGLEKYLSECGLEEGLLHLIKLRASQLNGCAYCIDMHWKDARALGETEQRLYGLNAWEESPYYTERERAAFSWTESLTNLGEGHVPDSVYEAVKPHFSERELADLTLAVVTINAWNRLAIASRTVPGAYTPAAHSQKG
- a CDS encoding lipase family alpha/beta hydrolase; translated protein: MAFVAPVAPLADGLTRAGFQDVQRVELKPNNGAAPIRVLAEQLAGAASSLRARTGSARIDVVAFSMGALVSRYYLQRLEGRNHVRRFVSISGPHAGTLMGWLRANPGARDMRPGSELLRGLAADEAPFGDVQVFTLWTPLDLMILPARSSQLAGAGERTIPVVLHPLMLRDGRVLRSVQEALTVERPEDFPPLPATP
- a CDS encoding SLC13 family permease; this encodes MRLLGLLAGPLAAAALLLIPSGLHEVPGAGHRPAAAAAVAAWMALWWFTEAVPMAWTSLLPLVLFPSLGVFGVRGLPSAVGRSALPYVDPYIFLFLGGMALGAALEQWHLHRRIALLIMRTIGTEPRRLLLGLLLATAFVSLWISNTATAVMMVPIGMALVSQLESAEGRRLGHFGAALMLSVAYGSNIGGIGTKIGSPTNSVFAGVASRRLAAEVGFLEYMVAALPFVLLFLPLVWWVLWREGRLDALGPGRGSDLIERELAALGPLSGGEKVVGTVFLVAAALWMGGDFLRDVLAPWVASAFGGFKLLGKHYEAAVAMLAAGTLVLLGRLSRGALARVPWDTLLLLGGGFALAAGIEGSGLSTYLGVRLAGLESLGLLAQYGAVALSTVALSAVASNTATVNVLLNVLPGSLPLLAVSTFAASCDFALPAGTPPNAIVFGSGYVRLPTMMKLGGALDLLASAVLTLHGLVWVRFVLG
- a CDS encoding DUF6055 domain-containing protein, translated to MIIHRSLRSPALLLVMGIFGTGCLPDEGTTQEEGVSGECTSGECNSGDTGGSSESNGGGESKLVTACDPGTTTTAWATSCPTSPPACTAGTWKAGGPDPDHTNFKLIKESAHFAIYSDEAISDSTAQSALDTLENTIWKFYFGSPIYFKEPLCNQTNKTKASIHVHSGWGLSGGAWSSTRMGMWIGPGALNDHWGLGHEFMHAVQSVSGGMTCNQSNTCGWIYESHANFMPHQLPEYRGEVHCSEMSVNAPHVYLGSTRDRYCNWQFMEFLKDKYCYSAVNEIWTSSPSNDPFSQIMKTRGWNISQLNDFFGEWAMHNVTWDYKDPPPTSGGNQGPTYRARYGSITTKSRPEQRLRLTQLEPLDGNYATTRRFATPTGWAPQRWGYNIVRLYPEAGATSVTVTFRGVTQSGADSDWRWGLVATDSAITTPRYSAMQRGSDGALEFCINPGESLFLVVVGTPSVQKQIVWDQMYNTIHRYPWMVQLANAWPEGFKTGSQDACPTGTKRHSNGGGCVTTSVPASVYVGPYAQVLGGTVSGSARIEDHAVVLSGNVSGGTVTGLSVLTNGFGVSGSARVASTFYPLGFYEGQQSASGTAQIFGDVEYRGVGLNKSSGSYSGFVDSSTPSLSNPTDVTIAPPYAWRP